One genomic region from Spirulina subsalsa PCC 9445 encodes:
- the cobO gene encoding cob(I)yrinic acid a,c-diamide adenosyltransferase, which yields MTPEQYKQKMQRRKEIQAERLAARSQEKGLIIVNTGNGKGKTTAALGMVLRSLGHGYRVAIIQFIKGAWEPAEKAILERFADQLVFHALGEGFTWETQDRERDIAKAEAAWQQALDYIRNPEYRLILLDEVNIALKLGYLSVETVLAGLAEKSPDAHVILTGRGAPAGLIERADLVTEMKLVKHPFREQGIKAQPGIEF from the coding sequence TTGACTCCTGAACAGTATAAGCAAAAGATGCAGCGCCGCAAGGAAATTCAAGCGGAACGATTGGCGGCGCGATCGCAAGAAAAAGGCCTCATCATCGTCAACACAGGCAACGGCAAGGGCAAAACTACGGCCGCGTTAGGCATGGTTTTACGTTCCTTGGGGCATGGCTACCGGGTGGCGATTATTCAGTTTATTAAAGGCGCTTGGGAACCGGCAGAAAAGGCTATTTTAGAACGGTTTGCCGATCAGTTAGTGTTTCACGCTTTAGGGGAAGGATTTACTTGGGAAACCCAAGATCGAGAACGAGATATTGCTAAGGCGGAGGCCGCTTGGCAACAAGCGTTAGACTATATTCGGAATCCTGAGTATCGTCTAATTTTATTGGATGAGGTTAATATTGCCCTGAAATTGGGCTATTTATCCGTTGAAACAGTGTTAGCTGGCTTGGCGGAAAAAAGCCCGGATGCTCATGTTATTTTAACCGGACGGGGAGCCCCGGCTGGTTTAATTGAACGAGCGGATTTAGTAACAGAAATGAAGTTAGTTAAACATCCATTCCGGGAGCAAGGTATTAAGGCACAACCGGGGATTGAATTTTAG